Proteins encoded together in one Salvelinus fontinalis isolate EN_2023a chromosome 6, ASM2944872v1, whole genome shotgun sequence window:
- the eif4ea gene encoding eukaryotic translation initiation factor 4E-1A, producing the protein MATAESESSLNPPNSEGEKSEATGQEVVNPEDYIKHPLQNRWALWFFKNDKTKTWQANLRLISKFDTVEDFWALYNHIQLSSNLISGCDYSLFKDGIEPMWEDERNKRGGRWLITLSKQQRRADLDRFWLETLLCLVGEAFDDHSDDVCGAVVNIRTKGDKLAIWTTDYENKDAITHIGQGWKERLGVPHKVIIGYQSHADTATKSGSTTKNKFVV; encoded by the exons ATGGCGACAGCTGAGTCG GAATCAAGTTTGAATCCCCCTAATTCCGAGGGGGAAAAAAGTGAAGCAACTGGTCAAGAAGTTGTAAATCCTGAAGATTACATCAAACATCCACTACAAAATAG ATGGGCTCTGTGGTTCTTTAAGAATGACAAAACGAAAACCTGGCAAGCAAACCTCCGTCTCATCTCCAAGTTTGACACAGTGGAAGACTTCTGGGC TCTGTATAATCACATCCAACTATCAAGTAACTTGATCTCCGGCTGTGACTACTCACTTTTCAAG GATGGTATCGAGCCCATGTGGGAGGACGAGAGGAACAAGCGTGGTGGCAGGTGGCTCATCACACTTTCCAAACAGCAGCGCAGGGCCGACCTCGACCGCTTCTGGCTGGAAACG CTCCTGTGCCTAGTGGGCGAAGCCTTCGATGACCACAGTGATGATGTATGCGGGGCAGTAGTCAACATCCGAACAAAAGGAGACAAACTTGCGATATGGACAACCGACTACGAAAACAAGGATGCCATTACACACATAGG ACAAGGGTGGAAGGAGAGGTTAGGCGTGCCACACAAGGTGATCATCGGATATCAATCACACGCGGACACTGCCACCAAGAGTGGTTCCACCACCAAGAACAAGTTTGTTGTCTAA